From a region of the Lactuca sativa cultivar Salinas chromosome 4, Lsat_Salinas_v11, whole genome shotgun sequence genome:
- the LOC122197348 gene encoding protein NLP2 isoform X1 — MIGFPSHVFMKKFPTCTPDLRFVAEGDDPRVIYSKKLNLCGCLNLPVFELDGETCLGVVEVVTTSQKINLRDEFENICKALEAVDLRSSEFLIHPKQKDFIEPYDAVLSEIQDVLRSTCNTLNLPLAQTWGRCEGRSGPISVIESASYVYDPEILGFFEATSSQQLVSGEGIAGKALGTNQPCFTDINDFCRTDYPISSYYGLNAAMAIRLRSTYTGPTDFILEFFLPRNCKRDDEQKQIGTSIITMIKQISWSLHLINAEELMKDMKTRDESWISNMVEAREKGETVILSMGCHKEDREEETNTRHESWIADMMKARERGENIILSMGCHKEEPEEEFQVINQFYNGLENQSFLEWGTRTGSKGQSKRPSIKNRVKTERNISLQDLQQYFPGSLKDAAKSIGVCPTTLKRICRQHGIMRWPSRKIKKVSHSLKKLQLVIDSVQGAEGMIKLGSFYTNFPDLNSPISLTPKPKVNNRVNLLKKSQTPSNSSSSCSRDSSSSSGNNFPMHTKNENAHGSQKRKLSSYNNMNDLLSTPKDKLVDDHRFMEAIPPTLNDEGIFRVKATYGDEKIRFRMSKNWSFMDLHQEISKRFNIYDMGNIRIEYIDDDSEWVLLACDDDIEECMDLHTSINNKTIKLVVHRSTHPSFMW; from the exons ATGATCGGTTTCCCTAGCCATGTTTTCATGAAGAAGTTTCCCACATGCACTCCAGATCTTCGATTTGTTGCAGAAGGGGATGACCCACGTGTGATTTATTCTAAAAAACTCAACCTTTGTGGGTGTCTCAACCTCCCTGTGTTTGAATTAGATGGTGAAACTTGCTTGGGTGTTGTTGAGGTGGTGACAACTTCCCAGAAAATCAACCTCCGGGATGAATTCGAAAACATTTGTAAAGCTCTTGAG GCTGTTGATCTAAGGAGTTCGGAATTCTTGATCCATCCAAAGCAAAAG GATTTCATTGAACCATACGATGCTGTACTTTCGGAGATTCAAGATGTTTTGAGAAGCACATGCAATACTCTCAATTTGCCATTGGCTCAAACATGGGGCCGATGTGAAGGCAGATCCGGACCCATTTCCGTGATCGAATCCGCTTCGTATGTGTACGATCCggagattttagggttctttgaGGCGACTTCCAGCCAGCAGCTTGTATCAGGAGAAGGTATTGCTGGTAAAGCGTTGGGTACAAACCAACCTTGCTTTACTGACATTAATGATTTTTGTAGGACTGATTATCCGATAAGTTCTTATTACGGCCTCAATGCTGCCATGGCAATACGTCTCCGTAGCACCTACACGGGACCCACCGATTTCATCCTCGAGTTTTTTCTCCCCCGCAACTGCAAACGAGATGATGAACAAAAACAGATTGGAACCTCGATAATTACGATGATAAAACAAATTTCTTGGAGCTTGCATTTGATAAACGCTGAAGAACTAATGAAAGACATGAAAACCCGTGATGAATCTTGGATATCCAATATGGTGGAAGCGCGGGAGAAGGGCGAAACGGTCATTTTGTCGATGGGATGTCATAAGGAAGATCGAGAAGAAGAAACAAATACCCGACATGAATCTTGGATAGCGGATATGATGAAAGCCAGGGAGAGAggtgaaaatatcattttatccaTGGGGTGTCACAAGGAAGAACCGGAAGAAGAGTTTCAGGTGATAAACCAATTTTATAACGGACTCGAAAATCAAAGTTTTCTAGAGTGGGGAACTAGAACCGGATCAAAAGGCCAATCAAAACGGCCAAGCATTAAGAATCGGGTGAAGACAGAGAGGAACATAAGTTTGCAAGATCTCCAACAATACTTTCCTGGGAGTCTTAAGGATGCTGCTAAGAGCATTGGGG TGTGCCCGACTACATTAAAACGGATATGCAGACAGCACGGAATCATGAGATGGCCATCTCGAAAGATCAAGAAAGTAAGCCATTCTTTAAAGAAACTCCAACTCGTTATCGACTCCGTACAAGGTGCTGAGGGGATGATCAAACTCGGATCATTCTATACCAATTTCCCGGACCTAAACTCCCCGATTTCACTTACACCTAAACCAAAAGTTAACAATCGGGTCAACCTCTTAAAAAAATCCCAAACACCATCCAATTCTTCATCTTCTTGTAGCCGTGATTCAAGTAGTTCATCAGGAAACAACTTTCCCATGCATACCAAAAACGAAAACGCTCACGGGTCGCAAAAGAGAAAGTTATCC AGCTACAACAACATGAACGACTTGCTCTCAACACCAAAAGACAAACTAGTTGACGATCATCGGTTTATGGAGGCTATCCCACCAACACTgaatgatgaaggaatttttagAGTAAAAGCTACTTACGGTGACGAGAAAATCCGGTTCCGTATGTCAAAAAATTGGAGTTTCATGGATTTGCATCAAGAGATTTCGAAGCGGTTTAATATATATGATATGGGAAATATTAGGATTGAGTATATAGATGATGACTCGGAATGGGTACTTTTGGCATGTGATGATGACATTGAGGAATGCATGGATTTGCATACATCTATCAACAATAAAACGATTAAACTTGTTGTTCACCGGTCTACCCACCCATCATTCATGTGGTAG
- the LOC122197348 gene encoding protein NLP1 isoform X2 produces the protein MSNTSQDQCLIGFHFLISKVYLIQFIFLSLPSSLNSQAVDLRSSEFLIHPKQKDFIEPYDAVLSEIQDVLRSTCNTLNLPLAQTWGRCEGRSGPISVIESASYVYDPEILGFFEATSSQQLVSGEGIAGKALGTNQPCFTDINDFCRTDYPISSYYGLNAAMAIRLRSTYTGPTDFILEFFLPRNCKRDDEQKQIGTSIITMIKQISWSLHLINAEELMKDMKTRDESWISNMVEAREKGETVILSMGCHKEDREEETNTRHESWIADMMKARERGENIILSMGCHKEEPEEEFQVINQFYNGLENQSFLEWGTRTGSKGQSKRPSIKNRVKTERNISLQDLQQYFPGSLKDAAKSIGVCPTTLKRICRQHGIMRWPSRKIKKVSHSLKKLQLVIDSVQGAEGMIKLGSFYTNFPDLNSPISLTPKPKVNNRVNLLKKSQTPSNSSSSCSRDSSSSSGNNFPMHTKNENAHGSQKRKLSSYNNMNDLLSTPKDKLVDDHRFMEAIPPTLNDEGIFRVKATYGDEKIRFRMSKNWSFMDLHQEISKRFNIYDMGNIRIEYIDDDSEWVLLACDDDIEECMDLHTSINNKTIKLVVHRSTHPSFMW, from the exons GCTGTTGATCTAAGGAGTTCGGAATTCTTGATCCATCCAAAGCAAAAG GATTTCATTGAACCATACGATGCTGTACTTTCGGAGATTCAAGATGTTTTGAGAAGCACATGCAATACTCTCAATTTGCCATTGGCTCAAACATGGGGCCGATGTGAAGGCAGATCCGGACCCATTTCCGTGATCGAATCCGCTTCGTATGTGTACGATCCggagattttagggttctttgaGGCGACTTCCAGCCAGCAGCTTGTATCAGGAGAAGGTATTGCTGGTAAAGCGTTGGGTACAAACCAACCTTGCTTTACTGACATTAATGATTTTTGTAGGACTGATTATCCGATAAGTTCTTATTACGGCCTCAATGCTGCCATGGCAATACGTCTCCGTAGCACCTACACGGGACCCACCGATTTCATCCTCGAGTTTTTTCTCCCCCGCAACTGCAAACGAGATGATGAACAAAAACAGATTGGAACCTCGATAATTACGATGATAAAACAAATTTCTTGGAGCTTGCATTTGATAAACGCTGAAGAACTAATGAAAGACATGAAAACCCGTGATGAATCTTGGATATCCAATATGGTGGAAGCGCGGGAGAAGGGCGAAACGGTCATTTTGTCGATGGGATGTCATAAGGAAGATCGAGAAGAAGAAACAAATACCCGACATGAATCTTGGATAGCGGATATGATGAAAGCCAGGGAGAGAggtgaaaatatcattttatccaTGGGGTGTCACAAGGAAGAACCGGAAGAAGAGTTTCAGGTGATAAACCAATTTTATAACGGACTCGAAAATCAAAGTTTTCTAGAGTGGGGAACTAGAACCGGATCAAAAGGCCAATCAAAACGGCCAAGCATTAAGAATCGGGTGAAGACAGAGAGGAACATAAGTTTGCAAGATCTCCAACAATACTTTCCTGGGAGTCTTAAGGATGCTGCTAAGAGCATTGGGG TGTGCCCGACTACATTAAAACGGATATGCAGACAGCACGGAATCATGAGATGGCCATCTCGAAAGATCAAGAAAGTAAGCCATTCTTTAAAGAAACTCCAACTCGTTATCGACTCCGTACAAGGTGCTGAGGGGATGATCAAACTCGGATCATTCTATACCAATTTCCCGGACCTAAACTCCCCGATTTCACTTACACCTAAACCAAAAGTTAACAATCGGGTCAACCTCTTAAAAAAATCCCAAACACCATCCAATTCTTCATCTTCTTGTAGCCGTGATTCAAGTAGTTCATCAGGAAACAACTTTCCCATGCATACCAAAAACGAAAACGCTCACGGGTCGCAAAAGAGAAAGTTATCC AGCTACAACAACATGAACGACTTGCTCTCAACACCAAAAGACAAACTAGTTGACGATCATCGGTTTATGGAGGCTATCCCACCAACACTgaatgatgaaggaatttttagAGTAAAAGCTACTTACGGTGACGAGAAAATCCGGTTCCGTATGTCAAAAAATTGGAGTTTCATGGATTTGCATCAAGAGATTTCGAAGCGGTTTAATATATATGATATGGGAAATATTAGGATTGAGTATATAGATGATGACTCGGAATGGGTACTTTTGGCATGTGATGATGACATTGAGGAATGCATGGATTTGCATACATCTATCAACAATAAAACGATTAAACTTGTTGTTCACCGGTCTACCCACCCATCATTCATGTGGTAG